Within the Hermetia illucens chromosome 6, iHerIll2.2.curated.20191125, whole genome shotgun sequence genome, the region gcctagactggatggTTGCGcgcgatgatgatgaaagatggTCCTAAGCATAGTCTGCGGTGCGGGGGAACAATACATACCAGGTAGTAGTGAACAGTGGAATCCGAAGCTCCAGCCAATTGACAATATTCAAAGCCAGGATGAATAAATATAGTCAGAAAAAGTGCTCAAGGAGACTGAAGATACTATCTGACTGGGCATGGTGGAAAAAACTCCTTTGAAACAAACATTCCTCCTTGTTCAGCCAGTGAGTTGGCTCATCTGAATAGAATTTTCTACTTCTTTTCGGCTGTAAAGCAGGGCCTAGGGTGGAAATTATTCGTGTGCACCCTGCCCCCGCATAGCGAAACTTTGGGCCCAGAGGGAATCCTTTCCACTCCTCTCGTCAGACTTGACCGGGTAGAAAAATAAAGCCGTTGTCAAGGGGGAAAAATGGTACGCCTTACGATGTGAACATAATTCTGCGTATGAAACTTTCTTACTACCAAAtcgatacaatacaatacaatcttCACTGTTACACAAAGGACATGTTCATGGGGCAGTGAAGAGATTTTTGCCTATCGTATCAAGCAGTCGTTGTTTTGTACTGCCTTTCATTCGGATCACATTTTTTGTAGATGGGGTAGGTGACTGCGTATGTGCATTGAGTGTTCCACTCCCCTTATGTTACAAGAAAAAATCAAGGTCGTCCACCaacccattgcaaaacacacagccTTGGCATCGTGACCTTACCGAACGTCCACGCCCATTTAGAACTGGGtaatacaaaaaataaaacttacCATGTTTTCGGTCTAACCATGGACCGAAATTCCCGAGGAGCCGCACGGTTCTACTGCCTTTGAACAGGTTTTTGCCAAACAGTTATCGCTTATTCAGCGTATGCCTTCTTTTTCATCAGTATCCATCCCCCTTGAGATATCTTCTTTACTTTCTATCCATGATTATTTGCCGCGGAAtagtaaataaaaatgtttgacaCGAATCGCGCGTCATCTGTTAAAAAAATCTCAATCTAAAAGAAAAGTCTTAATGAAGTtcgccatccacgttcagtttggtttgtcagttacgcctgaagatTCCACATTTGACCGGTGGTCGTAACGGCGATGGGATGCAGTTGGTCttcagttttgactgttcaggcggtcggctatcaaatgaaaaatgattgttTAGGATGCGAGCGAGGATTTCGCGTTTGTTGAGGCGGTGAGCcagaattttatgggcatctttatcACTAATGAACATGTTTCCTTTCATGCGGCCTCTCGATCAAGCTCTATTTTCTTCACAACAAGAAGAACTCGAACGACAGTGTTGTGCGGAGAGAGTTCATCCGTATCGGCGTAAAGTTATTGGCAAATCCCATAtcaccttccacaagagaaaaaggccGTTCCCCGCTCCATTGCAGAGCACAAAAAGGAGATCGTGCCTTaccaatcttgtgcaagtaagactgaaaacctcaatgCCCGCTCAGAAGCTGAACAAGGAAATAGTCGATCTCACCAAACTTGCGATTCAAGCCCGGCCTAAATTCCCAATGAGCCatacagtccatctgcctcttgactttttACCAAGATAGTTACCTTCATTTAGTGTGTTGCTGTTCTTCACGAGCCTCTACCTTGATACTTCCATCCTGCGCTTGTACATGGCTTTGCGTTCCTTAGTAAAAAGGGCAACAGAAATTACTCCCTAAGATGCCTTCAGGAATCGACAGCGACGTGGCGTCTCCGAGGTgctcgagcaagtagttctagGTGGCAATATGCCTGCGTCTTAGGTAGTAGCTTCGTGCAAGTTTCTCGATGAAAaccgaactgctaatgacccaTTCACGTGGAGACACACTGCGAGTCCTCGGAGCCGTCGGCAATTCATTGTCGACTTCGAGGTGATGCGAGCCTAGCTCTggtaaggtggtagttgtggcgtgtatcaggaatCAGCCCCTTCGAACCCTGACTGGATAGTGTGCATTAAGCCGGTATTACTTGACCGCGTTGCTCCGAGTGAGTGCTGATCCGAGGGTGAACTCCGATATCAGCTAAGCATAATTCAGGCCTCAGGAAACTGGGGCAGGGGCTTTGTCCACGATGATGCACTCAATCCTGACTATTCTGGCCCATTCGTTTGTACACGATACGTTGCTAAAAACTTCAGTGgataataaaaatttcataacTGAGGAGGCAGTGGGAATGGAGAAAGAGTTgacgcagcaagggctgaaGACTTGTAAAATGATGCGGCACCAGGAACAGAGACGGAAACCCAGGCAATACCACGCAGTGCTGTTGTTGTGGAATGAGGCACAGTGAAAGCTAAGAAAACTGAGCAGATCGTTTCGGATATAAGCTGGGTGCGAGCACTGTCGACTGCTCTTGCAAAAGCCGAGGAGAAATGGCTAATCAGGAAACGCGTCACAGTTGTGAAACGCATACGGTCTGCAACATTTCTCCAGAAAAATGTCATCAAAGACGTCAAAAatgggctgatggagctggaggagcttcTGGGTCGTATTTCATGCTACAGGGGGATATGCAGGTCAGAAGATGCGTGAAAAGCAGAAGCAATTGCAGATAGCCCGCTGCAAAGCAAACTGGGtacaaaacggaagaaaggaggaGATTTATTGTTGAGGATGGTGGGagccctgagtccgcacccacttggtgacggactggaccacttggtaagcaacttacttcctcttttgtagtccacggagtcctctttttgggttaaacacccaagtttcaaaaaagaacgaaaaagttgactgacggtttcgtctagagcagaggcaactattctTCACCCAGGTGACCGAGGAGTCGACCGCCAGCTtatttcttaagggggtcatcccgtgtgaaggtcgtttttttggcttttttttagaatttttttgtgaagaactggagaaagatgcaaatacgaatttttcaccatagattcattaatatcttgggcgtgcatagtaatttttccagcccgatcgcatagttcattattgaaatacagagcaatttatgcatccatctccaaaaaaaggtgtttttcggctgccacgctagatggcgctgcgatcatctatagatagatagatagagaaaaagtaaacgtcattttaacgtacagacttaactacagtccgcaaactaggattattaaaaaatagatttttagtgctttgttaaacttttttttttgaattttggcgtttctttacggcttcttcaatgaataacaagtcgggaaaccggaagctagacgcttcaagtatgaaaggttttgtgtatttcttttataaagagatttgggtgtgcattagtcccattagcacgtagcacgtaaaatatgcatatattatgtgaaaatagccactttcaagtgatattgacattcatagtcttgaatttgcagaggagcgacagatttgacctagtataactttgttagtaataatgcgatcttcaccaaatttggcaggatcatgatttatactgtagcctacattgctgcagaaTTTTgttattctagggtgaacttaaggggggtttcctgtcaattactaaaaattatagtaatatactattattaactttatttgaacaggtatcgatatggagggcatttcggagcctaggcaccatatagtggcagccccctgattttttccagatttttcggttgggtagttcctgagaatgggtttgttgaaaaaatgaccactttcaaccccccgcactccccaccttttcagcaaaagtcaaaactaatacaccccccttttgcatgtatgggatccccccttaaattcatcgtaaaaggatgtagctcactatatgcgtgagcgttcatagttcccacctttctaccaaatttggtgtcaatcgctgtaaccgtctccgagaaaaatcgtGTGAAATcgactgaccattaatctgctgtacctagtccataaaccttaggtttcttcaagaaagacATGTAtggccttggtttcaattcttgtccttttagcgaagtcattcgaacgtcattcggaccgataaatacgagctttattacggctatCTAGACTTATCaagtgtttaacactataattgccGAATGacaccgaatatcaaaaaatcactttgcccatatattctacactatatctagatacaattgatgccaaaaaaaaaaaaattcgattccgcggatccgacatacgggatgaccccttaagccgacggaaggcaaaaccTTTGTGGAAGTCCTCAGCGCAATCCGTTGTAGGATCAAGCTCGacgatagcggagcagaagtgtcttccactcGGGAAACGAAGGGTGGTTGAGTCCTTGTCGAATCAGGCTCGAAGGCAACAAGTAAAGACACTTTCAGGGGGCTCCTGGGAGAAAGCTTGAATGCAAGCCTAGAACCCACGTGccctttggaaatccgagatcttgactgcctcagagaaaaaaaaacaaagtaggAGGGGCCAGCAAGCGCGAATGTTCGAAGGTAACCAATGTATCATCTCTACGAACTTTCGAAGCCAAGAACTCGCTGTAGCGGAAGTTGTCGAATAATACGTGAGGGAACTTCTCAACAATATGAATATCAGGATTGGTTATATAGGATACTAATTTGGGCCGCCCCTAAAAAATGTTTAGATTACAGGCACGTGTCTGCTACTTGATGGAAACCTGACGGGAAGGCAACAGGCCGCAGATGCGGGCAGGTAGACcgaacacctgcaacgaaaaggagaattGCGTTCTATAccgggatcgtggcgcgtctgatgagagccTCGTGCGCACTGCGGGCTCGAggtggtgtccaatcttcagagcagaactacaGTTAGGATGCGATTAGTATTATGCCTACCCTACAAATCGATATGCACCGGGGTGCATCCGCTCATGAGTTGCTATCGAAATAATATGATAAGTAATGATAAGCAATGTGATAAATGATTCCAAGCTGGTTCTAGAGGAGTTTAGTTGGTAGCCTGACggcgggagttcaacactctgtgtgtaaaggcattcacctacccaaccccaaacgAAAAAATAAGCCcgtactccttctctactgttctggatCAAATGCCTTTGGCGCGACCCACCcgtgcccctccttaatgtgtgccaGATTCCCTCTTTCGATCACATTGCGTATGGGTTGCAGGCCTGTACTCCGATCAACTTCCtagtttataatagtatcagGCTAATGTACTCCAATGAAGTGACGCAGACAGGTGGTCACGAAggctggagcttttgagtagtaATGGGGTTACTTTGCATGTgatacttccatatagcaatacagagaAAACACTAGTACGTACGCTGAAGAGTTGTACTGTATGCACTTGGACTCGAAATTCTGAAAAACCGAAAAtgtattcattattttttttacttttagggTGGATCTTGACAAAAATATGATCGAAATGGAACTTTTCAATCCTTTGCTTGCACTCAAAGGAACCTACAAAACCGAAGGAAAAATTCTTGTTCTACAAGTGAATGGTGGTGGCAAATACTTTCTAAACTTCCATGACATAACTATTCGATACACTTTAAAGTTCAAAACTGTCAAACGCAATGGAAAGAACATTTGGCAGTTTTACGAAAGCGAAGGGTTCTACAATCCAAAGAAGTTAACTACGTATGCAGAAGATTTGGTCAAAGGTCAGAAGGAAATAACAGATCAAATGAATGCCGTATTCAACGAAAACTGGAAGGAATTGTGGCAGGATTTTGAACCTATCTTCTCACGAAGTGTCGGTAAAGTTGTATTGAATTATCTTAATAAAATATTTGCCCATATTCCTATTGATGAAACATTCAAACCGTAGAGTATAGGACATgatttttaataagtttttaatGGTGAATAAAATAAGCTAATAAATTTGTAACCGTTTTTTTATTTCACAGCGAAGTTTTCATGGTTGTTtttgtggaggtggaaatcttaaaaagacggtCCTGAATCCACCCCAATTTCTTCTCTCATACTCCCGCGAAATATTACCTCGGGAGGGCTCTGTTTTACAGCAGCACAACTAAGTCATGCGTTCGTCtcgctttccgggctcgattcagttcctgcagcttttcctgtatcACAGTTACTACACTTGAATTCGCttccgacctcagcatctcctccacaagATTATGGGGTCtaataattcaattcaattgcaTGTATTTTCGCTCGACCCATCCCTCAAtatacgggatcagtgtatgggtccggCGGCCTTTTTCAGCATTGTTccatcgttgctgccatctcctgtacagctctttCCTACCGGGTTTTCGGAAGCCGCCAGTCATTTCGACCGAGCTTGCCCTCCTCCGGCAGAGACAGTGttcctcattcgctagaagttcCAAGGGAATAATCACCGGATACTCTGCTATGTGCGCTGCAATATGCCAAACTCACTCACCCTTCTCTGGTTCACCCTGTTGTTAAGCGGGGAGGCCTTTCAGCAAAAAGGAACGTGCTaacacccctgcgataagcagctagcccaGTCGCCTTTCAATATTAGAgaccatccttgctagagatgagctaggCTTTGTTGACTTTTCGCGCTCATAATCCAGGTAGCCCctgaaaccaatcttggcatcgatcattacccccaggtatctaatgatagATTTTGAAATGACCTCATGactaccaacccggattttgacagcaTGGTTTTTCCTGTGACTGGTAATAAGGGCCGTCTCCGTCTTATTGACCGACAGGTCCAGTTTTTCTACCGCCAGGTcgcctgcaaaacca harbors:
- the LOC119659974 gene encoding circadian clock-controlled protein daywake: MKFLGYICVVSLIFGVCSAGDIFESVHKCKFGPEFDGCIRNGLNTVLPMLQNGYKEYGIDPLDPLSIPYVKFAQKSTGAIQVKQEFFDTLVYNFANQTKFTKLRVDLDKNMIEMELFNPLLALKGTYKTEGKILVLQVNGGGKYFLNFHDITIRYTLKFKTVKRNGKNIWQFYESEGFYNPKKLTTYAEDLVKGQKEITDQMNAVFNENWKELWQDFEPIFSRSVGKVVLNYLNKIFAHIPIDETFKP